One genomic region from Gemmatimonadota bacterium encodes:
- a CDS encoding c-type cytochrome codes for MLKIVPGVLGVAFLLAQVSVAQQGDQGSAFERGQRLFQNSCALCHGDSGTGTPPSFPALSGNERLGDFELIVTNIARGRGAMPPFPDLSAEEIASLTNYVRNAWANDFGKVSTEEAAAVLEGLEETGPMASVWDGVFTEAQAQRGQTVYPGPCGWCHGRRLNGAPDDPDMRSTPPLARAKFLRDWGQRSLATLFEYMRARMPENNPGSLTDQEYVDVIAYMLSVSGAPAGDEELRPDPQSLARVVIEQDP; via the coding sequence ATGCTCAAGATCGTACCGGGTGTGCTGGGGGTCGCCTTTCTCCTGGCCCAGGTCTCCGTCGCCCAGCAGGGCGATCAGGGGTCGGCGTTCGAGCGGGGCCAGCGGCTTTTCCAGAACAGCTGCGCGCTTTGCCACGGGGACTCGGGCACGGGGACTCCGCCGTCTTTCCCGGCCCTGAGTGGCAACGAGCGACTCGGGGACTTCGAGTTGATCGTGACCAACATCGCGCGTGGGCGAGGCGCCATGCCTCCCTTCCCCGACCTGAGCGCCGAGGAGATCGCGTCTCTGACGAACTACGTTCGTAACGCGTGGGCGAACGACTTCGGTAAGGTGAGTACGGAGGAAGCTGCAGCGGTGCTGGAGGGGCTCGAGGAGACAGGCCCGATGGCGTCGGTCTGGGATGGCGTATTCACGGAGGCGCAGGCGCAACGGGGCCAAACGGTGTATCCGGGCCCATGCGGCTGGTGTCACGGCCGCAGGCTGAACGGCGCGCCGGACGACCCGGACATGCGGTCGACACCCCCGCTTGCACGGGCGAAGTTCCTGCGCGACTGGGGTCAGAGATCGCTCGCCACGCTGTTCGAGTACATGCGGGCGAGGATGCCGGAGAACAACCCGGGCTCTCTGACCGACCAGGAGTACGTCGACGTCATCGCCTACATGCTCTCCGTGAGCGGGGCACCGGCGGGCGACGAGGAGCTCCGACCCGATCCGCAGAGCCTGGCTCGCGTCGTCATCGAGCAGGACCCATAG
- a CDS encoding HAD family hydrolase yields MGRRAVLLDRDGTIIVDRHYLSDPSEVELLPGAAKGLRRLADAGFLLVVVTNQSGIARGLYGEEEFASVQRRLEEVLGAHGVTLAGAYHCPHHPDFTGPCACRKPEPSMFLSAAADLGLDLRASLLVGDRPRDVAAAEELGARGFLVGPDDAEPPPPGVLVAPDLNAVADAVLGTAEAGGE; encoded by the coding sequence ATGGGACGCAGGGCGGTGCTGCTGGACCGGGACGGGACGATCATCGTCGACCGCCACTACCTGTCCGACCCGAGCGAGGTGGAGCTGCTTCCCGGCGCCGCGAAGGGGCTGCGGCGACTGGCCGACGCGGGCTTCCTGCTGGTGGTCGTAACCAACCAATCCGGGATCGCGCGCGGCCTCTACGGCGAGGAGGAATTCGCCTCGGTGCAGCGCCGCCTGGAAGAGGTCCTCGGCGCGCACGGCGTGACCCTGGCGGGGGCGTACCACTGCCCGCACCACCCGGACTTCACGGGCCCCTGCGCGTGCCGCAAGCCGGAGCCGAGCATGTTTCTGAGCGCCGCGGCGGACCTCGGCTTGGACCTGCGCGCCTCGCTCCTGGTGGGGGATCGACCCCGCGACGTCGCCGCCGCCGAGGAGCTGGGCGCGCGCGGCTTCCTGGTCGGCCCCGATGATGCCGAGCCGCCGCCGCCGGGCGTCCTGGTCGCGCCCGACCTGAACGCCGTCGCGGACGCCGTGCTGGGAACAGCGGAGGCCGGGGGCGAGTAG
- a CDS encoding cation:proton antiporter, producing the protein MATWTILQDVLILLLGAMLLGALFDRLKQDAVLGYLLAGALLGPHAFDVIPNRDVILGIAELGVALLLFAIGMDFSWRKLRRIGPVALGGGTLQVVITTAIGTAIGRALGLDMRQAVVVGAMVALSSTALVTRLLLDRAEMDSVHGRNAVGILLLQDIAVVPLVLIVTALGDDRPSGVIGLELVRAFLAGLALVGVIFVLLRFVFPRLVEFSAESTNHDLPVLLAVVVAIGCAAGAHALGLSPLLGAFVGGVMLSQSPFGTQVRADVTPLKALFVTLFFAAIGTLTNPQMIVEQWSAVGGLAASIVVGKSIVVFAVVLLFRSPVGAAAATALCLAQIGEFSFVLLEISRSAQLISLEFFELMVTVVVATLFVSPYLVALAARVARMKWRGYMPAHDAGEGDDRRSVQVVLVGFGPAGRTVAEQLKNQKISFALVEQHVARARKAEALDIDVIIGDATRKDVLRRAGVGSAKAVAITVPDPAVAQRITAQARSLARGAVIVARSRYQRHSEDLHDSGATFVSDEESLVGLEIASKLTGTLDAGIPKTKAL; encoded by the coding sequence ATGGCTACGTGGACCATACTCCAGGACGTGCTGATCCTGCTGCTGGGTGCAATGCTCCTAGGCGCGTTGTTCGATAGGCTCAAACAAGACGCGGTACTTGGGTACTTGCTCGCCGGCGCCTTGCTTGGCCCGCATGCGTTCGATGTGATTCCCAATCGTGATGTGATCCTGGGAATCGCTGAGCTCGGCGTCGCGCTCCTGTTGTTCGCGATCGGAATGGATTTCTCATGGCGCAAACTGCGGCGCATTGGTCCTGTCGCCCTCGGGGGCGGGACACTACAAGTCGTGATCACGACCGCGATTGGGACGGCGATCGGCCGGGCTTTGGGGCTCGATATGCGGCAGGCTGTTGTCGTCGGGGCAATGGTCGCTCTGAGTAGTACGGCCCTGGTCACGCGCCTGCTCCTTGACCGCGCGGAGATGGATAGTGTACACGGCCGAAATGCGGTGGGCATCCTACTCCTGCAGGACATCGCCGTCGTCCCACTCGTTCTGATCGTGACCGCCTTGGGAGATGACAGGCCATCAGGGGTGATCGGCTTGGAACTCGTCCGAGCGTTTCTGGCAGGGCTGGCACTGGTCGGCGTCATCTTCGTGCTCTTGCGATTCGTCTTTCCGCGGCTCGTGGAGTTTTCGGCGGAAAGCACGAATCACGACCTCCCGGTGTTGCTCGCCGTCGTCGTCGCGATTGGATGCGCCGCGGGAGCCCATGCGCTGGGGTTGTCGCCGCTTCTTGGGGCGTTCGTCGGAGGCGTGATGTTGTCCCAATCACCATTCGGCACCCAAGTCCGCGCGGACGTCACTCCGTTGAAAGCACTGTTCGTAACGTTGTTTTTCGCCGCGATCGGCACGTTGACCAATCCGCAGATGATAGTCGAGCAATGGAGCGCCGTCGGTGGGCTTGCCGCGAGTATCGTCGTGGGCAAGTCGATAGTCGTCTTCGCAGTTGTTCTGCTGTTCCGGTCTCCGGTGGGCGCTGCTGCCGCGACCGCGCTGTGCCTAGCGCAAATCGGTGAGTTTTCCTTTGTCCTACTCGAGATCTCCCGCAGTGCGCAACTCATCAGTCTAGAGTTCTTTGAACTCATGGTCACGGTCGTTGTTGCGACGCTATTTGTGAGTCCGTATCTCGTGGCCCTCGCAGCGCGTGTGGCTCGGATGAAGTGGAGGGGCTATATGCCGGCTCATGATGCTGGAGAAGGAGACGACCGCCGCTCGGTGCAGGTGGTTCTTGTCGGGTTTGGACCGGCTGGCCGGACCGTCGCGGAACAGTTGAAGAACCAGAAGATCTCCTTCGCGCTCGTCGAACAGCACGTCGCTCGGGCTCGTAAGGCAGAAGCTCTGGACATTGACGTGATTATTGGCGATGCCACGAGAAAAGACGTCCTGCGCCGTGCTGGAGTAGGTAGCGCGAAAGCCGTAGCGATCACTGTGCCCGATCCCGCGGTAGCCCAGCGCATCACCGCACAAGCGCGATCTCTCGCAAGGGGCGCGGTTATTGTCGCGCGAAGTCGATACCAACGCCACAGTGAAGATCTTCACGACTCAGGCGCGACCTTCGTGTCGGACGAGGAATCGCTGGTTGGCCTCGAAATCGCGTCAAAGCTCACGGGAACTCTCGACGCGGGGATACCGAAGACCAAAGCCCTTTGA
- a CDS encoding mechanosensitive ion channel family protein has product MPEFLQALQDRLGEASSQRLVQSLAIVLALLLLRWLAVRLVLRRTDDPRAHYQARKIVSYVTAALILILVGRVWFQGVASLATFIGLVSAGVAIALKDPITDVAGWAFILSRRPFGVGDRIQIGEHAGDVVDVRLFQFTLLEIGNWVDADQSTGRIIHVPNGEVFTKPLANYVRGFRFIWHEIPVLLTFESDWKKAKTILGEVLAEHAEKLTPDAERRLQVASRRYMIFYSALTPIVYTTVRDSGVLLTMRYLSDPRRRRGTEETMWEAILERFAEHPDVDFAYPTVRYFDHFSEGHGEEGADDKFVGGVGG; this is encoded by the coding sequence ATGCCGGAGTTCCTGCAGGCCCTACAGGATCGGTTGGGCGAGGCGTCTTCGCAGCGGCTGGTCCAGTCGCTGGCGATCGTGCTCGCGTTGCTGCTCCTCCGGTGGCTGGCGGTCCGGCTGGTGCTGCGGCGCACCGACGACCCGCGCGCGCACTACCAGGCGCGCAAGATCGTGTCCTACGTCACCGCCGCGCTCATCCTGATCCTGGTCGGACGGGTGTGGTTCCAGGGCGTGGCGTCGCTCGCCACGTTCATCGGCCTGGTCTCGGCCGGTGTGGCCATCGCGCTCAAGGACCCCATCACCGATGTCGCCGGCTGGGCGTTCATCCTGTCCCGCAGGCCGTTCGGGGTCGGCGACCGGATCCAGATAGGCGAGCACGCGGGCGACGTCGTCGACGTGCGCCTGTTCCAGTTCACGCTGCTCGAGATCGGCAACTGGGTGGACGCCGACCAGAGCACCGGTCGCATCATCCACGTCCCCAACGGCGAGGTCTTCACCAAGCCGCTGGCGAACTACGTGCGCGGTTTTCGCTTTATCTGGCACGAGATCCCGGTGCTGCTCACGTTCGAGAGCGACTGGAAGAAGGCCAAGACCATCCTCGGAGAGGTACTCGCCGAGCACGCCGAGAAGCTGACGCCGGACGCCGAGCGCAGGCTGCAGGTGGCCAGCCGGAGGTACATGATCTTCTACTCCGCGCTCACCCCCATCGTGTATACCACCGTGCGCGACAGCGGCGTGCTGTTGACGATGCGTTACCTGAGCGACCCGCGCCGGCGCCGCGGCACCGAGGAGACCATGTGGGAGGCGATCCTGGAGCGCTTCGCCGAGCACCCCGACGTGGACTTCGCCTACCCCACCGTGCGCTACTTCGACCACTTTTCGGAGGGCCACGGCGAGGAGGGCGCGGACGACAAGTTCGTCGGGGGCGTCGGTGGCTGA
- the purH gene encoding bifunctional phosphoribosylaminoimidazolecarboxamide formyltransferase/IMP cyclohydrolase has product MPRALLSVSDKTGLADFARGLTERGWELLSTGGTARTLRDAGLDVIDVSAATGHPEMMDGRVKTLHPAIHAGVLARRDKPADLEELAAQGYEPIDLVAVNLYPFRESVAAGAEGARAMENVDIGGPTLLRAAAKNHAGVIALVDPADYAAILAELDADGPDGARRRELAAKVFAHTSAYDEAIAGHLDPAGRAVAREADGEPVRKVAAADAAPSGTTEAFEASVPEEGAEGVFPATLTVTLTKVQDLRYGENPDQPAAFYAEAGARGGLPSLEQVQGKELSFNNLLDVEGALMAASPWADAERAACAIVKHTTPCGVALGEDVADAYERALACDPVSAFGGIVAVTRALSASAAEAMAGHFLEVIVAPAFEPGAVEVLARKKNLRLLRIPGAAGPEGLDLKRVRGGVLVQKAMRMRFDEAAWRVVTARQPSDAEMKDLRFAWRASASVKSNAIVLARDERTVGIGAGQMSRVDASRLAILKARDRDVDLQGAVLASDAFFPFRDGVDAAAEAGVTAIVQPGGSVRDEEVVAAADEHGVAMVFTGRRVFRH; this is encoded by the coding sequence ATGCCACGAGCGCTGCTGAGCGTCTCGGACAAGACCGGTCTGGCCGACTTCGCGCGCGGCCTGACGGAGCGCGGCTGGGAGCTGCTCTCCACGGGCGGGACGGCGCGCACGCTGCGCGACGCGGGCCTGGACGTGATCGACGTGTCGGCGGCCACCGGCCATCCGGAGATGATGGACGGCCGCGTGAAGACCCTGCACCCGGCCATCCACGCGGGCGTGCTGGCGCGCCGGGACAAACCCGCGGACCTGGAGGAGTTGGCGGCCCAAGGCTACGAGCCCATCGACCTGGTGGCGGTCAACCTGTACCCCTTCCGGGAGTCGGTGGCGGCCGGCGCCGAGGGGGCCCGGGCCATGGAGAATGTCGACATCGGCGGCCCGACGCTGCTGCGCGCGGCGGCCAAGAACCACGCCGGCGTGATAGCGCTCGTGGACCCCGCGGACTACGCGGCCATCCTGGCCGAGCTGGACGCCGATGGCCCCGACGGCGCCCGGCGAAGGGAACTGGCGGCCAAGGTGTTCGCGCACACGTCGGCCTACGACGAGGCGATCGCGGGGCACCTCGACCCGGCGGGTAGGGCGGTGGCGCGGGAGGCCGACGGCGAGCCGGTCCGCAAGGTGGCCGCCGCGGACGCAGCGCCCAGCGGCACCACCGAGGCGTTCGAGGCGAGCGTCCCCGAGGAGGGCGCCGAGGGCGTCTTCCCGGCGACCCTCACGGTCACCCTGACCAAGGTCCAGGACCTGCGCTACGGCGAGAACCCGGACCAGCCCGCCGCCTTCTACGCCGAGGCCGGCGCGCGCGGAGGGCTCCCCTCGCTCGAGCAGGTGCAGGGCAAGGAGCTGTCGTTCAACAACCTGCTTGACGTGGAGGGGGCGCTGATGGCGGCCTCGCCGTGGGCCGACGCGGAGCGCGCCGCGTGCGCCATCGTGAAGCACACGACGCCGTGCGGCGTGGCGCTGGGCGAGGACGTGGCCGACGCCTACGAACGCGCGTTGGCGTGCGACCCGGTGTCGGCGTTCGGCGGCATCGTGGCGGTGACGCGGGCGCTCAGCGCCTCCGCCGCCGAGGCCATGGCCGGCCACTTCCTGGAGGTGATAGTCGCGCCCGCCTTCGAGCCGGGGGCGGTGGAGGTGCTGGCCCGCAAGAAGAACCTGAGGCTGCTGCGCATCCCCGGCGCCGCGGGCCCCGAAGGGCTCGACCTCAAGCGCGTGCGCGGCGGCGTGCTGGTGCAGAAGGCCATGCGCATGCGCTTCGACGAAGCCGCCTGGCGCGTCGTGACCGCGCGCCAGCCCAGCGACGCGGAGATGAAGGACCTGCGCTTCGCCTGGCGCGCCTCCGCGAGCGTGAAGTCGAACGCCATCGTGCTCGCCCGCGACGAGCGCACCGTGGGCATCGGCGCGGGGCAGATGAGCCGCGTGGATGCGTCCCGCCTGGCCATCCTGAAGGCCCGCGACCGCGACGTGGACCTGCAGGGCGCCGTGCTCGCCTCGGACGCCTTCTTCCCGTTCCGCGACGGCGTGGACGCGGCCGCCGAGGCAGGCGTCACCGCCATCGTGCAGCCCGGCGGCTCGGTCCGCGACGAGGAGGTCGTCGCCGCCGCCGACGAGCACGGCGTGGCGATGGTGTTTACCGGGCGGCGCGTCTTCCGGCACTAG
- the purN gene encoding phosphoribosylglycinamide formyltransferase — MRRARLAVFASGGGTNLQAILDHCAGGQARASVELVVSDRPGIGALKRAAAAGAPTLVVPVAGRDRADVEADLLAALEAHRIELIALAGYLRLVPPAVVGRFRGRIVNVHPAPLPRFGGPGMYGERVHRAVLEAGVESSGPTVHLVDEEYDRGATLAHQPVPVLEGDTPETLARRVLDAEHALYPLVIDRLAADIAGADHPATLHTDSRID; from the coding sequence GTGAGGAGGGCCCGCCTGGCGGTGTTCGCCTCCGGGGGCGGGACCAACCTGCAGGCGATCCTCGACCACTGCGCCGGTGGCCAGGCCCGCGCGTCGGTGGAGCTGGTCGTGAGCGACCGGCCGGGCATCGGCGCGCTGAAGCGGGCCGCGGCGGCGGGCGCGCCGACGCTGGTCGTGCCGGTCGCTGGTCGCGACCGGGCCGACGTCGAGGCGGACCTGCTGGCCGCCCTGGAGGCGCACCGCATTGAGCTGATCGCGCTCGCGGGGTACTTGAGGCTCGTGCCGCCGGCGGTGGTCGGCCGCTTCCGCGGCCGCATCGTCAACGTCCACCCGGCGCCGCTGCCGCGCTTCGGCGGCCCCGGCATGTACGGCGAGCGCGTGCACCGCGCGGTGCTGGAGGCGGGCGTGGAGTCGTCCGGGCCCACGGTGCACCTGGTGGACGAGGAGTACGACCGCGGCGCCACGCTGGCGCACCAGCCGGTGCCGGTCCTGGAGGGCGACACGCCGGAGACGCTCGCGCGCAGGGTGCTCGACGCCGAGCACGCGCTCTACCCCCTGGTCATCGACCGCCTGGCGGCGGACATTGCCGGGGCGGACCACCCCGCGACCCTGCACACCGACTCACGGATCGATTGA
- a CDS encoding FAD-dependent oxidoreductase yields MAGKREEEANDAQLDGAGRLSRRDFVKTGAADGFAAAALLTTGEVAARSSAGEEAEEDYSLAAQAGGGWDYEADVVIAGGGCAGLTAAIRAADLGATVLVVDQNFDLGGRMLHSGSFLSLGGGDPVQLRDMNGESDAEGFVTADPAVEPEELDDSVDLLFTDVTDWSIVDRKAQSPYRYNEPEMMRAWAENCPATRQFLIDNYVRFSRVAGTHGGGGLSRARGAVCFLMLGDRTDVKAGTITAEDAGRADPERTSAFAPSQMFDASRFVGPNAVGNGVALARPLEFSAREKGVEFMLHRRFDELVREEPSSGRVLGIRAQYSPRHHPETGELLQSYWQNGNLDEQRETVTIRARKAVILASGGHAGNPQVRSMFYPAMREPAFPTSGRALLGPHGQDASALIAGLRVGANLAGMQQNLSYPVTFHLSTRLGTPDAYTGMMPGHPTFGFRGSTGINVGRAGFEELIVVNQVGKRFFNEIRLVRRPGLNAYPGDGGAPGQGLEHTPLDWRNCTKEWIREMYDYDHGLAAALAINEGSEPPHYYSGPLWAIFDQDALERAGAELRYPYVADNGYFFAADTIEELADKIAAGNEYQRMPLRYLAETVATWNGYVEAGADPEFEREEDGEMHPIATPPYYALSVMVVWHDSYGGLRVNGRQQVVDMRGEVIPGLYAGGEAVGGFNKHGLGKGHVHGYIAGTHAAEEPSE; encoded by the coding sequence ATGGCTGGGAAGCGCGAAGAAGAGGCCAACGATGCTCAACTCGATGGTGCGGGCCGTCTAAGCAGGCGGGATTTCGTCAAAACGGGAGCCGCCGACGGGTTTGCGGCGGCGGCCCTGCTGACGACCGGCGAGGTGGCCGCGAGGAGTTCGGCCGGCGAGGAGGCGGAGGAGGACTATTCACTCGCCGCCCAGGCGGGAGGCGGATGGGACTACGAAGCGGATGTCGTCATCGCGGGCGGCGGGTGCGCGGGCCTGACCGCGGCCATTCGCGCGGCCGATCTGGGAGCCACCGTCCTCGTTGTCGATCAAAACTTCGATCTGGGCGGCAGAATGCTGCACAGCGGATCCTTCCTGTCGCTCGGCGGGGGTGACCCGGTCCAGCTGCGGGACATGAACGGCGAGAGCGACGCCGAGGGGTTCGTCACGGCAGATCCGGCGGTCGAGCCCGAGGAGCTCGACGACAGCGTCGACCTGCTGTTCACCGACGTCACCGACTGGTCGATCGTCGACCGCAAAGCGCAGAGCCCCTACAGGTACAACGAGCCCGAGATGATGCGGGCCTGGGCCGAGAACTGCCCGGCCACCAGGCAATTCCTGATCGACAACTACGTCCGCTTCTCACGCGTCGCCGGCACCCACGGCGGAGGGGGGCTGTCGCGCGCCAGGGGGGCAGTCTGCTTTCTCATGCTGGGTGACAGGACCGACGTGAAGGCGGGCACAATAACCGCGGAGGACGCCGGCAGGGCCGACCCCGAGCGCACCAGTGCGTTCGCGCCATCGCAGATGTTCGACGCGAGTCGGTTCGTAGGACCGAACGCGGTGGGCAACGGTGTGGCCCTGGCCCGGCCGCTGGAGTTCTCGGCCCGGGAGAAGGGCGTCGAGTTCATGCTTCACCGCCGCTTCGACGAGCTGGTGCGCGAGGAGCCGTCTTCGGGGCGGGTGCTCGGAATCAGGGCCCAGTATTCTCCGCGCCACCACCCGGAGACCGGCGAGCTTCTGCAGAGCTACTGGCAGAACGGCAACCTCGACGAGCAGCGGGAAACGGTTACCATCAGGGCGCGCAAGGCGGTCATCCTCGCGAGCGGCGGTCACGCGGGCAATCCCCAGGTCCGCAGCATGTTCTACCCCGCCATGCGCGAGCCCGCGTTCCCGACGAGCGGTCGTGCCCTGCTGGGCCCGCACGGTCAGGACGCCAGCGCGCTCATCGCCGGCCTGAGGGTCGGCGCGAACCTGGCGGGGATGCAGCAGAACCTGTCCTATCCGGTGACCTTCCACCTCTCGACCCGCCTCGGCACCCCGGACGCGTACACCGGCATGATGCCCGGTCACCCGACGTTCGGCTTCCGCGGCTCCACCGGGATCAACGTCGGTAGGGCCGGCTTCGAGGAGTTGATCGTCGTGAACCAGGTCGGCAAGCGCTTCTTCAACGAGATCCGCCTCGTTCGGAGACCCGGGTTGAACGCCTACCCCGGCGATGGCGGCGCCCCGGGCCAGGGGCTCGAGCACACGCCGCTGGACTGGCGCAATTGCACCAAGGAATGGATCCGGGAGATGTACGACTACGACCACGGCCTTGCGGCTGCGCTGGCGATCAACGAAGGGTCGGAGCCGCCGCATTACTACTCCGGGCCGCTGTGGGCGATTTTCGACCAGGACGCCCTCGAACGCGCCGGCGCGGAGCTACGGTACCCCTACGTGGCCGACAACGGATACTTCTTCGCGGCCGACACGATCGAGGAGCTGGCCGACAAGATCGCCGCGGGCAACGAGTACCAGAGGATGCCGCTCCGGTACCTGGCCGAAACCGTGGCGACCTGGAACGGCTATGTCGAAGCGGGCGCCGATCCGGAGTTCGAGCGTGAAGAGGACGGAGAAATGCACCCGATCGCGACGCCGCCCTACTACGCGCTCTCGGTAATGGTGGTTTGGCACGACTCGTACGGCGGACTGCGCGTCAACGGCCGGCAGCAGGTGGTGGACATGCGGGGTGAGGTGATCCCGGGCCTCTATGCGGGCGGCGAGGCCGTAGGGGGCTTCAACAAGCACGGCTTGGGCAAGGGACACGTACACGGCTACATCGCCGGCACGCACGCGGCCGAAGAGCCGTCCGAGTAA
- a CDS encoding DUF411 domain-containing protein, producing MHDRRSFLSSSAAAAVLLALPRLAASEQSGRSPKVAEMVIRKNPGCMCCNAWATHLEDAGFATRIEELTDPAAFKDEMRIPADLRSCHTGVIGDYVVEGHVPAADVSRLLDTTPEIRGIAAPGMPLGSPGMEMGDRIDRFEVIAFGGGDGEYVFSTHG from the coding sequence ATGCATGACCGACGCAGCTTCCTCTCGAGCAGCGCCGCGGCAGCTGTCCTTTTGGCGTTGCCCAGACTGGCGGCATCCGAGCAGAGCGGGCGCTCACCCAAGGTCGCCGAGATGGTCATCCGTAAGAACCCGGGCTGCATGTGCTGCAACGCGTGGGCTACGCACCTGGAGGACGCAGGATTCGCGACCCGGATCGAAGAGCTTACCGATCCGGCTGCCTTCAAAGACGAAATGCGGATCCCAGCGGATCTGCGCTCGTGCCACACCGGCGTGATTGGCGACTATGTCGTGGAGGGTCACGTGCCCGCCGCGGATGTCTCGAGGCTACTCGACACGACACCGGAGATCCGTGGGATCGCGGCGCCCGGAATGCCGCTCGGCTCGCCGGGCATGGAAATGGGTGACCGAATCGACCGGTTCGAGGTCATCGCCTTCGGAGGCGGCGACGGAGAGTACGTCTTCTCTACCCACGGGTAG
- a CDS encoding iron-sulfur cluster assembly accessory protein encodes MITVTPTAVSEVRKFIEEQGSAQNAGLRVAVLPGGCSGFQYGLNIEDDAETDDEILDVSGLRVFVDPFSMQYLEGVEIDYVTTMMGAGFTFKNPNATGGCGCGSSFTA; translated from the coding sequence ATGATCACGGTCACGCCGACCGCGGTTTCGGAAGTCAGGAAGTTCATCGAAGAGCAGGGCTCCGCGCAGAACGCGGGCCTGCGCGTTGCCGTGCTGCCGGGCGGTTGCTCCGGCTTCCAGTACGGCCTGAACATTGAGGACGACGCGGAGACCGACGACGAGATCCTGGACGTCAGCGGCCTGCGCGTGTTCGTCGATCCCTTCAGCATGCAGTATCTGGAAGGCGTCGAGATCGACTACGTCACGACCATGATGGGCGCCGGGTTCACGTTCAAGAACCCCAACGCCACGGGCGGGTGCGGTTGCGGGAGCTCCTTCACGGCCTGA
- a CDS encoding carboxypeptidase-like regulatory domain-containing protein, giving the protein MGRHARIRTGLLGAWTSAAFLPAVLSAQQVPPSVPVEGWVVGAQEGAPVLGARVWTTGAEPAYTDADGHFSIGALPAGERTLHVTHLTYADLEQKVTFGGGHRRPRLAIELDTVRVRKLREVDRRLYLDRRRFGEFVRLRERAELLDMSGEELLREARLVIPFGGPCERDPLGQRCQVRDGPVVALDDDPGVRRLREMSSLDPHGLYLVELYPDRRFAHAYSVDFIARAMERPGLLIRSRRMRDQGS; this is encoded by the coding sequence ATGGGCAGGCACGCGCGCATCCGGACCGGCCTCCTGGGGGCCTGGACCTCGGCCGCCTTCCTCCCCGCGGTGCTCTCGGCCCAGCAGGTCCCGCCGAGCGTGCCGGTGGAGGGGTGGGTCGTCGGCGCGCAGGAGGGCGCGCCGGTCCTCGGCGCGCGCGTATGGACCACGGGGGCGGAGCCCGCCTACACCGACGCCGATGGGCACTTTTCCATCGGCGCGCTGCCCGCCGGCGAGCGGACCCTGCACGTCACCCACCTCACGTACGCGGATCTCGAGCAGAAGGTGACGTTCGGGGGCGGACACCGCCGCCCCCGCCTCGCCATCGAGCTGGACACCGTGCGCGTGCGCAAGCTCCGGGAAGTGGACCGGCGACTGTACCTCGACAGGCGCCGCTTCGGCGAGTTCGTGCGGCTGCGGGAGCGCGCGGAATTGCTCGACATGTCGGGCGAGGAGCTGCTGCGCGAGGCCAGGCTGGTGATCCCCTTCGGCGGACCCTGCGAGCGCGATCCGCTGGGACAGCGTTGCCAGGTCAGGGACGGTCCGGTCGTGGCGCTGGACGACGATCCGGGCGTGCGGCGCCTGCGGGAAATGAGCTCTCTCGATCCCCACGGCCTGTACCTGGTGGAGCTCTACCCGGACCGGCGCTTCGCGCACGCCTACAGCGTGGACTTCATCGCCAGGGCCATGGAACGCCCCGGGCTTTTGATTCGGAGTCGCCGCATGCGGGATCAAGGATCTTGA
- a CDS encoding MBL fold metallo-hydrolase, which produces MAERPPPHQERYESGGLVVDTFVAAAFGQNAYLVRDAATGATVAVDPGGAAEEMADAVDAGGGELAAILLTHAHYDHVEGVATLRDRHPAPVHLPEGDRLLYAHVGEQARMFGLPDLDLPEPDADLAPGSGVRFGEAELTVRAAPGHSPGHVILVSSAGEFALVGDVIFLGSIGRTDLPGGDFATLMSSIREQVLSLPDATVLFSGHGPPTTVGHERRSNPFLIPHFGGGLA; this is translated from the coding sequence GTGGCTGAGCGGCCGCCCCCGCACCAGGAGCGCTACGAGTCTGGGGGGCTGGTGGTGGACACCTTCGTCGCCGCCGCCTTCGGCCAGAACGCGTACCTGGTCCGCGACGCCGCGACCGGGGCGACGGTGGCGGTGGATCCGGGGGGGGCGGCCGAGGAAATGGCGGACGCCGTCGATGCGGGGGGCGGGGAGCTCGCCGCCATTCTGCTGACGCACGCGCACTACGACCACGTGGAGGGTGTCGCCACGCTGCGGGACCGGCACCCGGCGCCGGTCCATCTGCCCGAGGGCGACCGGCTGCTGTATGCGCACGTGGGCGAGCAGGCGCGCATGTTCGGGCTCCCGGACCTGGACCTGCCCGAGCCCGACGCGGACCTGGCGCCGGGCTCCGGCGTGCGCTTCGGGGAAGCCGAGCTGACGGTTCGCGCCGCGCCCGGCCACTCGCCGGGGCACGTCATCCTGGTATCGTCGGCCGGGGAGTTCGCGCTCGTGGGGGACGTCATCTTCCTGGGCTCGATCGGCCGGACCGACCTGCCGGGAGGCGACTTCGCCACGCTCATGAGTTCCATCCGCGAGCAGGTGCTGTCGCTGCCCGATGCCACCGTGCTGTTCAGCGGCCACGGCCCGCCCACCACGGTGGGCCACGAGCGCCGCTCCAACCCGTTCCTGATCCCCCACTTCGGGGGCGGCCTGGCGTGA